From a single Micromonospora sp. WMMD1102 genomic region:
- a CDS encoding histidine kinase: protein MLSWLRWWLVAGLLALVALPVNAALGAMMFGVHPVAAVLAGIAQSAALLLLLVRLREATALQFLAVVVIAVAVPPGAASTWPLTVPGLLTLMAYVGLVAARYSGRAALVTWWASALLIPALVLLDPRGRSVEDGLLIMILYPVLAATVLGAVLMIRHWRGIRRELADARHDVEVEQSQRAVAEERTRIARELHDVVAHGMSVIHMQATSASYRIKNLDPEAEAEFGRIAADARSAMREMRQLLSVLRAEDADGELAPVPDLGGLPDLVASARRAGLPVQVRQTDAVRAAAVPERVALAAYRIIQESLSNVIRHAPGARTLIDLGLEGSDLVLSVVNETALRPAEPMETSGLTGHGLTGMRERVRPVGGSLEASARDEGGYQVTARLPIGDPR from the coding sequence GTGCTGTCATGGCTGCGGTGGTGGCTCGTCGCCGGCCTGCTCGCGCTCGTCGCGCTGCCCGTCAACGCCGCGCTGGGTGCCATGATGTTCGGCGTGCACCCGGTGGCCGCCGTTCTGGCGGGCATCGCGCAGAGCGCCGCGCTGCTGCTGCTCCTCGTCCGGCTGCGCGAAGCGACCGCACTGCAGTTCCTGGCTGTCGTCGTGATCGCGGTGGCCGTCCCGCCTGGCGCGGCGTCGACCTGGCCGCTCACCGTGCCGGGACTCCTCACGCTGATGGCGTACGTCGGCCTGGTCGCAGCCCGCTACAGCGGGCGGGCCGCGTTGGTGACCTGGTGGGCGAGCGCGCTGCTGATCCCCGCCCTGGTGCTGCTCGATCCACGGGGCCGATCCGTCGAGGACGGGCTGCTGATCATGATCCTCTACCCGGTGTTGGCGGCGACCGTGCTCGGTGCCGTGCTCATGATCCGCCACTGGCGGGGGATTCGCCGGGAACTCGCCGACGCGCGCCACGACGTCGAGGTCGAGCAGAGCCAGCGGGCGGTCGCCGAGGAACGCACCCGGATCGCCCGGGAACTGCACGACGTCGTCGCGCACGGCATGTCGGTGATCCACATGCAGGCGACCTCGGCGTCGTACCGGATCAAGAACCTGGACCCGGAGGCCGAGGCGGAGTTCGGGCGGATAGCCGCCGACGCCCGCTCGGCGATGCGGGAGATGCGGCAGTTGCTGTCCGTGCTGCGGGCCGAGGACGCCGACGGCGAGTTGGCCCCGGTGCCCGACCTCGGCGGGCTGCCGGACCTGGTGGCGTCGGCGCGACGGGCCGGCCTGCCGGTGCAGGTGCGCCAGACCGACGCCGTGCGGGCAGCGGCCGTGCCGGAGCGCGTGGCCCTGGCCGCGTACCGCATCATCCAGGAGTCGCTGAGCAACGTCATCCGGCACGCGCCCGGCGCGCGTACGCTGATTGATCTCGGTCTTGAAGGAAGTGATCTGGTGCTGTCGGTGGTGAACGAGACCGCGTTGCGTCCGGCCGAGCCCATGGAGACCTCCGGGCTGACCGGTCACGGACTGACCGGAATGCGCGAGCGGGTCCGGCCGGTCGGCGGATCGCTGGAGGCGAGTGCCCGCGACGAGGGCGGCTACCAGGTGACGGCACGCCTGCCGATCGGGGACCCGCGGTGA
- a CDS encoding RecB family exonuclease, protein MTAETVTSQTATGDPTDLPAGAAPAQVTASLSPSRAADFKTCPLLYRFRSIDRLPERPSVEQARGTLVHAVLERLFDLPAEQRTPAAAGDLVEPQWDRLVTEQAELAEIFTAGDLAGPAEFLTSARGLLDGYFTVEDPRRLEPAERESLVSTVVDDQLLIRGYIDRLDVSPDGALRVVDYKTGGAPREAFEARALFQLKFYALVLWRTRGVVPRVLRLLYLKDAEVCDYAPDAEELVRFERTVLALWRAIEQATRARDFRPKPSRLCDWCNHQAHCPAFGGTPPPFPEPTAQPAPSAPPPPSRPGAEPAPAPAPAPAPAPAPAPAPGSVVGGPVLPGQSTGPDPAGSEPPAGRSDQEEHASS, encoded by the coding sequence ATGACGGCGGAGACGGTGACATCGCAGACAGCCACGGGCGACCCGACGGATTTGCCGGCCGGAGCCGCCCCGGCCCAGGTCACCGCCTCGTTGTCCCCGTCGCGGGCGGCCGACTTCAAGACCTGCCCGCTGCTCTACCGGTTCCGCAGCATCGACCGGCTCCCGGAGCGGCCCAGCGTCGAGCAGGCCCGGGGCACGCTCGTGCACGCGGTGCTGGAACGCCTCTTCGACCTGCCCGCGGAGCAGCGCACGCCGGCCGCCGCGGGCGACCTGGTGGAGCCGCAGTGGGACCGGCTGGTGACCGAGCAGGCCGAGTTGGCCGAGATCTTCACCGCCGGTGACCTCGCCGGCCCGGCCGAGTTCCTGACCTCGGCCCGGGGGTTGCTCGACGGCTACTTCACGGTGGAGGATCCGCGCCGGCTGGAGCCGGCCGAGCGGGAGAGCCTGGTCTCCACGGTGGTCGACGACCAGCTGCTGATCCGGGGCTACATCGACCGGCTGGACGTCTCTCCCGATGGCGCCCTGCGGGTGGTCGACTACAAGACCGGCGGCGCACCCCGCGAGGCGTTCGAGGCGCGGGCGCTGTTCCAGCTCAAGTTCTACGCCCTGGTGCTGTGGCGCACCCGTGGGGTGGTGCCCAGGGTGCTGCGCCTGCTCTATCTCAAGGACGCCGAGGTCTGCGACTACGCCCCCGACGCCGAGGAGCTGGTCCGGTTCGAGCGCACCGTACTGGCCCTCTGGCGGGCCATCGAGCAGGCGACCCGGGCCCGCGACTTCCGGCCGAAGCCGAGCCGGCTCTGCGACTGGTGCAACCACCAGGCGCACTGCCCGGCCTTCGGCGGCACTCCCCCGCCCTTCCCCGAGCCGACCGCCCAGCCCGCCCCGTCAGCGCCGCCGCCACCGTCCCGGCCCGGCGCCGAACCGGCTCCGGCTCCGGCTCCGGCTCCGGCTCCGGCTCCGGCTCCGGCTCCGGCTCCGGGGAGCGTAGTGGGTGGCCCGGTGCTGCCCGGCCAGTCGACCGGGCCGGACCCGGCGGGTTCGGAACCGCCCGCCGGTCGCTCCGACCAGGAGGAGCACGCCTCATCCTGA
- a CDS encoding site-2 protease family protein has product MEGNSRPRRRPDRRPGLTVGRVFGVPVYLNPSMLLLVALVTVMYGEFVRHQLELSQLTGYLVGFVFVVLLLGSVLLHELGHALTARRYGIGVRGITLELLGGYTEMERDAPTPRVDLLVSLAGPAVSLVLGLVGVAATLALPDGTLANQFAFQLAASNVLVGIFNMLPGLPLDGGRALRAGVWAVTRDRHLATEVAGWFGRVVAIGTAVVFTLLTWLGGLPWLGLALVLLVAFTLWQGAGQTIRAARISRRFPLVDLARLARPVFPVPSGTPLAEAQRRGTPGTALAVADSAGLLVALVDRTAAEAVPAERRPWVPVDAVARDLAGVPSLAVGLGGEQVVHEVQAHPGAQYLVTSGEDVVGVLHIADLAQLLEPKRKMKVQ; this is encoded by the coding sequence ATGGAGGGAAACTCGCGACCCCGACGCAGGCCTGACCGGCGGCCCGGCCTCACCGTCGGCCGGGTCTTCGGCGTCCCCGTCTACCTCAACCCCTCGATGCTGCTGCTGGTGGCCCTGGTCACCGTCATGTACGGCGAGTTCGTCCGGCACCAGCTCGAACTCTCCCAGCTCACCGGCTATCTGGTCGGGTTCGTCTTCGTGGTCCTGCTGCTCGGCTCGGTACTGCTGCACGAGCTGGGACACGCGCTGACCGCCCGCCGGTACGGGATCGGGGTGCGCGGCATCACCCTGGAGCTGCTCGGCGGCTACACCGAGATGGAGCGGGACGCCCCGACACCCCGGGTGGACCTGCTCGTCTCGCTCGCCGGTCCGGCGGTCTCCCTGGTCCTCGGGCTGGTGGGGGTCGCCGCCACGCTCGCCCTGCCGGACGGCACCCTGGCCAACCAGTTCGCCTTCCAACTCGCCGCCAGCAACGTGCTGGTCGGGATCTTCAACATGCTGCCCGGACTGCCGCTGGACGGCGGTCGGGCGTTGCGGGCCGGGGTCTGGGCGGTGACCCGGGACCGGCACCTGGCCACCGAGGTGGCCGGCTGGTTCGGCCGGGTCGTGGCGATCGGCACCGCCGTGGTCTTCACGCTGCTGACCTGGCTGGGCGGGCTGCCCTGGCTCGGTCTGGCCCTGGTGCTGCTTGTCGCGTTCACCCTCTGGCAGGGCGCCGGGCAGACGATCCGGGCGGCCCGGATCAGCCGACGGTTCCCGCTCGTCGACCTGGCTCGGCTCGCCCGGCCGGTCTTCCCGGTGCCGAGCGGCACGCCGCTGGCCGAGGCGCAGCGACGCGGCACACCCGGTACGGCACTCGCGGTGGCGGACTCGGCCGGCCTGCTGGTGGCGCTCGTCGACCGGACCGCCGCCGAGGCCGTACCCGCGGAACGGCGGCCCTGGGTGCCGGTGGACGCTGTCGCCCGGGACCTGGCCGGGGTGCCGAGCCTCGCCGTCGGGCTCGGCGGGGAGCAGGTCGTGCACGAGGTGCAGGCCCACCCGGGCGCGCAGTACCTGGTGACCTCAGGCGAAGATGTGGTCGGCGTTCTGCACATCGCCGACCTGGCGCAGCTCCTCGAGCCGAAACGGAAGATGAAGGTTCAGTGA
- a CDS encoding response regulator transcription factor, whose protein sequence is MIRALIVDDQSMIRVGIRSILQAQPDIEVVGEADNGQLGVERSRSLRPDVVLMDVRMPVLDGLAATRALLGSERPAGHTPRVLMLTTFDIDDYIYAALQAGASGFLLKDSEPEDLIRAVRVVASGEALLAPSITRRLIENFVEARPRKPTGATALNALTDREREVLRLIALGLSNTEIAATLFISEPTAKTHVSRILQKLGLRDRVQAVVFGYEAGLVTPGRSDRPKNR, encoded by the coding sequence GTGATCCGCGCACTCATCGTGGACGACCAGTCGATGATCCGGGTGGGCATCCGCTCGATCCTGCAGGCGCAACCCGACATCGAGGTCGTCGGTGAGGCCGACAACGGGCAACTCGGCGTGGAACGCAGTCGCAGCCTGCGCCCCGACGTCGTCCTGATGGACGTCCGGATGCCCGTACTCGACGGGCTGGCGGCGACCCGGGCCCTGCTCGGCTCCGAACGCCCGGCGGGGCACACCCCGCGGGTGCTGATGCTGACGACGTTCGACATCGACGACTACATCTACGCCGCGCTGCAGGCCGGCGCCAGCGGCTTCCTGCTCAAGGACAGCGAACCCGAGGACCTGATCCGGGCCGTCCGAGTCGTGGCCAGCGGCGAGGCGCTGCTCGCGCCGAGCATCACCCGCCGGCTCATCGAGAACTTCGTCGAGGCACGGCCACGCAAGCCCACCGGCGCCACCGCGCTCAACGCCCTGACCGACCGCGAACGCGAGGTACTGCGCCTGATAGCGCTCGGCCTGTCGAACACCGAGATCGCCGCCACGCTGTTCATCTCGGAACCGACCGCCAAGACCCACGTCAGCCGGATCCTGCAGAAGCTCGGCCTGCGTGACCGGGTCCAGGCCGTGGTGTTCGGCTACGAGGCCGGCCTGGTCACCCCGGGACGGTCCGACCGGCCCAAGAACCGATAG
- a CDS encoding tRNA (adenine-N1)-methyltransferase: MTAQPTAVPAAPTAPVPAHRGPFRPGDRVQLTDPKGRMHTITLEPGRQFHTHRGALEHDALIGLPDGSVVTSTGGTAYLALRPLLADYVLSMPRGAQVIYPKDAAQIVTMGDIFPGAKVLEAGVGSGALTCSLLRAVGPEGELHSYELREDFSEIARRNVESFFGGPHPAWNLRVGDVAGCQESGFDRIILDLLTPWEALDMVERALVPGGVFIGYVATTPQLSELVEALRERGGFTEPRAWESLVRDWHADGLAVRPDHRMIAHTAFLVSSRRLAPGVTAPPRRRKPSKGAEAYALRRQARQEAEATPGRAAE, from the coding sequence GTGACCGCACAGCCCACCGCCGTCCCCGCCGCTCCGACCGCTCCGGTGCCGGCGCACCGGGGGCCGTTCCGCCCCGGCGACCGTGTCCAGCTCACCGACCCGAAGGGCCGGATGCACACCATCACGCTGGAGCCGGGGCGGCAGTTCCACACCCATCGCGGCGCGCTGGAGCACGACGCGCTGATCGGGTTGCCGGACGGCAGCGTGGTCACCTCGACCGGTGGCACGGCCTATCTGGCGCTGCGGCCGCTGCTCGCCGACTACGTGCTCTCGATGCCGCGGGGTGCGCAGGTAATCTATCCGAAGGACGCGGCGCAGATCGTCACGATGGGCGACATCTTCCCCGGCGCCAAGGTGCTGGAGGCGGGCGTCGGCTCCGGCGCGCTCACCTGTTCGCTGCTGCGGGCCGTCGGCCCGGAGGGCGAGCTGCACTCCTACGAACTGCGCGAGGACTTTTCCGAGATCGCCCGCCGAAATGTGGAATCCTTCTTCGGTGGACCGCATCCAGCCTGGAATCTCCGGGTGGGCGACGTGGCAGGTTGCCAGGAGTCCGGTTTCGACCGGATCATCCTTGACCTGCTCACCCCCTGGGAGGCGCTCGACATGGTCGAACGCGCGCTGGTCCCCGGCGGGGTCTTCATCGGTTACGTCGCCACCACACCGCAGCTCTCCGAGCTGGTCGAGGCGCTGCGCGAGCGGGGCGGGTTCACCGAGCCCCGGGCCTGGGAGTCGCTGGTCCGGGACTGGCACGCGGACGGGCTCGCGGTACGCCCGGACCACCGCATGATCGCGCACACCGCCTTCCTCGTCTCCAGCCGCCGGCTGGCGCCCGGGGTCACCGCCCCGCCCCGCCGGCGCAAGCCCAGCAAGGGCGCGGAGGCGTACGCGCTGCGTCGCCAGGCGCGGCAGGAGGCCGAGGCAACCCCCGGGAGGGCCGCGGAATGA